Below is a window of Vulpes vulpes isolate BD-2025 chromosome 14, VulVul3, whole genome shotgun sequence DNA.
TGCAGAAGTAATTTTCTGGGCTAGAACAGTATACTAAAGAATAAACTGACCCAGCTATGTACCAAGAAGTGATTAAAATGacctcaggctctgcttcccaGGAGTCATTCCCAATAGAAAATTCTGCCTGAGTCtatgagaaagaaatgggaaagccCAGTAAGGGTTCTTATTTAGCATCTGTGTTCTTAGATACTCAATAAAGTTAGATGGACAGTAATGTTACTCATTGCTTTCAGACTTTAATATCATTTCTCTAGTCTTCTCATTCACAGGTTAAAGCTACCTTTCCAGATAGTTCAACAACTAAGTCACCAGTTTCCAAGGGCATTTGCACCATCCATGGAAAGCATCGGATCTGTGTACACCAGATGTCCTTGACAACTCATCCCGCCGTCTCCCTGCACAAAATTTGCACCACCAGTGGACAACAAAGGCAaccattgtttcttttctttaccaAGTAGATATAATATCTCTACCAACAAAACAGAATACACAAAGTGTCTCTTCCCAGTATCAAGACCAGTTGAGACCACTAAGAAAATCAGCTTTCCTAGATGAGGACCCCTTCTCTTCTTGGGTAGCCAGGATTTGAAGGAGAGACTCTGACCTGTACAACTGGTAAGTGACTTAACACTTTTACACACTGAACTGGTCCTGAGAACCGAGATGTCTTCTTTGTAAGTGAAGAATATACAACATAATCTCGAAGAACTGCACAGTGGTATGAGCCAGAGACATGCCATGTGTGCATAACGGACTGTCACACAGATTAAGCTTGCTGAAggatttttcatcttttgtttctgtttgctaGTATTAGTCAGTCTTTTGCTGGCTTAGATTGTTACccttttctggtttcttcttctGTTCTAATGGGTCCCAGAAATCCCTCTCCTGACCCCATATCAGAATCAGAAAGTGAGGAAGAAGAAAACGCTAACTACCTAAATGAGAGTTCTGGGCAAGAGTGGGATTCCTCTGAAGAAGAAGACCCTGTGGTGCCCAACCTAACACCCCTTGAGAGTCTTGCTTGGCAGGTTaagtgccttttaaaatattctacaaCTTGGAAACCTTTAAATCCTAATTCCTGGTTATATCATGCTAAACTCTTGGATCCAAGCACACCAGTCCATATACTTCGAGAGATAGGCCTAAGACTCTCCCATTGCTCCCATTGTGTACCCAAACTGGAACCAATTCCTGAGTGGCCTCCTCTGGCTTCTTGTGGAGTACCCCCTTTTCAGAAGCCCCTTAAAAATGCCAGCCGGCTGTCTAGAGATCATGCCACTCTAAATGGAGCACTACAGCTTGCCACCAAACAGTTAAGCCGAACGTTGAGTAGAGCCACTCCCATACCTGAATACCTAAAACAGATCCCTAATTCATGTGTTTCTGGTTGTTGCTGTGGCTGGTTAACTAAAACAGTTAAGGAAACAACCCGCACTGAACCCATCAACACGACTTACTCATACACTGACTTCCAAAAGGCAGTTAACAGACTCCTAACTGCATCACTATAAAGAGCTACCATTTGTTCTGGTATCTGTCCTATTGCTGATTGAGAAggaagtcacacacacacaccgcagtTAAGAAACACATGCCTTCTCAATGAACGATGCCCTGTCCTGACAAGCCCTTAAGTACTGCCACTACAGTAGCACCGTAACTCTGCTACAGAAAATGCATGATGAGCTTGCCCTTTGACAGACCCTgtggataaaatgaaaacttcagtaGAGAATTGGACAAAACGGACCATATTACAGAAGTTGACTATTGTTCACactcagcccctgccccccaatTTATTGTGCCTCACTGAATGGAGAGGAAGTAGTAACGGGCCCCTACCCCTCTTGTTACCTAACCTTCAAAATAGCCAGTGGGGAAAGTGGGAACTTAGCTACTCCCAATAACACCTTTCTGAGCATATGCTTTTCTAACGTTAATTTCTACATGCTagttaaattaatttgaattacctagacaaaagaaaatgatgggGCTAAGGATTTATCTCCCACCTTTTATACAGATAGGCCTATAGATGACACCCTTTAGGGTTCTTATTTTGGCGGGAGGGAGTGCAGTTTCAAACCTAGACTGCACTGCTTCAGACCTGTTACAGTATCTGCAGTTACAGTATAAACCTTTATATCCTAGGCTCCCAGCAGGCCGTCTCTAGCTACGTTGGCCTAAAAAAATTGAAACCGGGGGTTAAACAGACACCTGTTCTGCAGGGAATGTGTTTCATGCATCTTGGCATTCAGAGGTTAGTCAAGAGcagattgtattttaaaagacCAGTAGGAAAGGATTAAGAGCATTTACACTTTCAGTATTAACTACTagtgaattaaaatatttcatctgtaTAATCTCAGCAGTACTTTATGCACTGTTTACATCTATTGCAAACTTTTCAGGAACTCTTCTAACTTTAAAGACCTTATTACTACTACAGAAAAATCTCAACCTAGTACAATTTGAAGTTGGGGTTTGTAGCATCATTGTTTTTCTAGATAGATtagctttagatttttttctagctCAACAAGGAAGAGTATGTACCCTTGTGAATTAATCttgctgtatttatttaaataagtcaAAACCTAGAAGTCTACATAAAAGAAGATGCATGTGACCATTAAATCTTTTCACACACCTACAATAGAGTGAAACCTGTGTGTGTGATCCTGGCTGACCAGGCATCAAAAAGCCATCAGAAAATGGATTGTGAAAAATATGTCACATACACTTTCATTTTAGTCTTAATTTTTCCTGTTCTCCATAATTAACTACTGCATATGATGTGGCATCAAAGAAAGGGAAGCATCAGTGGAATCACAAATTCTATACACGTATAGCAACTttaaggagagagggaaatgttTATAATCTGATGAGTTTTTCTGCTAAGCCTTAGTTGTCatatcttaaggaaaaaagagggacctgtaataggaaaaaatatttgttagtgGAAAATTGCTGAACTGAAACCATATCATACTGTTAGTATAACTGAATGTATCAGAAACTGTTCCTATGTAGATGTTCTGTGAAactgggtttttaaaatgttgtaagaacctgttttccttttttttttttttttttttaagcgggAGGTGGGAAGAGGTAGGGagatctgaaaattaaaatatattgatgttTATGTAAccataatttgttcctttttctgtatgtgtgtataaaagtGCCTTGCTCATGAAGCATTTTTGCTATTCACTCCAAAAAGAAGCCTTTCCCCAGCTCTGCAGCTGAATAAACCGACAGCTTTATACATGCTGAACAGAGTATGGTCATTTGTTCTCAACAAATGAAATAGATCCTGCTTTGCTTAAGGCCTATCCAACATTCACTAAGTGCTGAATAGAGTCAACTGACTGATACGGATACAGATAAATAGTATCTATACAGCGTGTCTGATAGGAGGTGACTTGGCAGCTCTAGAAAATGAAACATcctcataaaagaaaatgtcaactaTTCAGTCAAGACCTGTATTTGAACCCATTTGTTAGTATATGTTAAGTAATTACAGGTTACACAGAGTGATAGGTTCCTGGAAAAGACTTAAGCCTTTACTTCTTTTTGTGTGCCACGGACACGGGGCTGTAGGGGAGGACTTACCACTTTCCCACTCTCCCCTACAAGAGATTGGGAGAAATGACAAATTTATTATGTATTCAGAGGAATATTTATCAAAGGAAACAGGACTTCTAAACCAACAGACATTAATGTTATTAAAGGTATTACTCTCTTGCCATGCAGATCGGCAGCCTCTTTTTGTTGAAGCAGTCCAGATACTTTGAGCACAGAAGACCGTAATCATGTCTTTTAAACCCATCAGCGTTcccaagagaaggaagaaaattgaTACATGTCTGCTGTTAGGGAATTTAGAGATCGCTTGGGTTATTTTTTTACCAATACATaaattctctcttctgtctctaataaataattttctacttttgGCTTCAGTATTAGAGAACTTCATGCCTTTTGGAGTATCCCATTACTTTTAAATGTCTCTTGTTAGAAGTTTAGCCATTCATCTAATAACATACGGTGTATCTACTATAATCCAGACACTGGGAGTACAAAATTAGATACtacacataaaaaattaattgttgttgttttttaagatgtatttatttattcatgagagagagggggggacggagacacaggcagagggagaagcaggcccccctcagggagcccaatgcgggactcgatcctggatccaggGACCGCGCCCTGAAccgaaggtggacactcaaccgctgagccacccaggcgtcccagaaattaattttaaaatacatcgaaccagggcacctgggtgattgactcggttaagcatctgatttcagctcaggtcatgatctcagggtcctgggatgcagctgagccctgcatctggctccttgctcagcggggagtctgcttgttcctctccgtctgcacctccccctgcttgtgctctctgtctcaaatcttttttttaaataattttaaaaataaaatatattgaaccAATATAATTGCCCTGAAGCTTTTGGCCATTGATATTTTTGCTCTCCGGGATCACATTAAATAAGCCTGCCTGATCCTTACACAGACCCGTAGATATTTGTAAATGTGCAAGTGTAGTGGAAGTTCACATGGAGGGCACAATTAAACCCCAAAAGGGGTAGTCAGCTAAGGGAATAAAGAGGTCTTTTATACACAGATAAAAGTTGTATTTGATAAGTTCAAGAGGCAATGGCACCCAAAGATTGGGGCCAGGAGTGTTTTGCTTGTATGGCTGGGGCATATGGAAAAGCCCAGAAACTCTGGATAAGTTGTCAGACTGCCTGATACAAGCCTGTGCAGAGGTCCTGGCCTGAGTCCCCAGTGAGCAGTACCCACTGGACTGGGACATTGAGAGGGCCATACCAGCCAGCACCACCCACCGGTGTCAACTTGCTCTTGTCGAAAAGAAAATCTCTAGCAtatctttgccaattttaaacaaaattcagtTAACAGTTACATATTTGAGTCTATCGCTGTATACAATCCTCTGAATTCTTTCAATTGGTGACAACAGTGGGATTAAATAACAGTTTTGGACGTGAGACCAAGAAAACGGAAAGGATACAGGTAACGCCATGACCTGGCACTTGCTGGCTACCCAACTGCTGTT
It encodes the following:
- the DCAF16 gene encoding DDB1- and CUL4-associated factor 16 yields the protein MGPRNPSPDPISESESEEEENANYLNESSGQEWDSSEEEDPVVPNLTPLESLAWQVKCLLKYSTTWKPLNPNSWLYHAKLLDPSTPVHILREIGLRLSHCSHCVPKLEPIPEWPPLASCGVPPFQKPLKNASRLSRDHATLNGALQLATKQLSRTLSRATPIPEYLKQIPNSCVSGCCCGWLTKTVKETTRTEPINTTYSYTDFQKAVNRLLTASL